A stretch of DNA from Kangiella sediminilitoris:
GCAACGCTTTCATCACTTCTTCTCCTACAACTTTAGCAGAGACTTCGCGCTCTCCTAAAGCTCGTAAGTTGGACAGTATCTTGTTAATAGCGGCTTCCAGATCTTCAACACTTACGGGCCGCTTCTCAACGGCTTTTGCTAAGCCAGTGCGAAGCTTAAGTTCATCGAATGGTTCCCTCGTTCCATCCGACTTTATGATCTTTGGCATCACCAGCTCAGCACTTTCAAAAGTGGTGTATCGTTCACCACAGGATAAGCACTCTCGACGACGCCTGACCTGACTACCATCAGCAACAAGTCGAGAGTCAATCACTTTAGTGTCGGGGTGAGCGCAAAATGGGCAATGCATAGCCGCTAATCCTTAGTCCTTCAGTTATTTATAAACAGGAAAACGTTTCGTAAGTTCTAACACTTTTGTTTTAACGTCGTTTATTACCTGCTCATTATTAATGTCATCAAGAATATCACAAATCCAGCCGGCTAGCTCCGTAACTTCCGCTTCTTTAAAACCTCGAGTGGTCACCGCAGGTGTGCCCAGACGAAGGCCACTGGTCACGAAAGGTGAGCGAGGCTCATTCGGAA
This window harbors:
- the nrdR gene encoding transcriptional regulator NrdR → MHCPFCAHPDTKVIDSRLVADGSQVRRRRECLSCGERYTTFESAELVMPKIIKSDGTREPFDELKLRTGLAKAVEKRPVSVEDLEAAINKILSNLRALGEREVSAKVVGEEVMKALRALDDVAYVRFASVYRRFQDVQAFREEIDKLQSDK